CTGTTTGCCGAAGACATCTCAAAGGCCGGCGGTTATCAGAACCACAGAGACCTGACCCTGAAAATGGCCGATACCACGACCCGGGTATTGCCCTGGGCAATCGAGCGGGGTTGCCGCTTCCATGACAAGTTAAAGAGCCTCGGTGGCCATTCGGTGCCCCGGACACTTTATCCGGTCAACGGGGGAGGCAAAGGCATACTGCGCCCCCTGCGTCGCTTCTATACCCAGGATTTACAGGGCGAAATCCGCCGCAGAGTGAAGTTTGACAAGCTGCATCTGAACGCCCAAGGCGAGGTCATGGGCATTCAGGTAAGGGAGCAGTACTTTTTCGACCCAAATCTTGGGAATGACGACCGGGAAAACACCACTGGCACCATTAAACACTATCGGGTGACCAAGGGCGTAGTCATGGCAGTGGGCGGCTACAGCCGCGATGTGGAGTTCCGCGCCATGGAGTTTCCCAATATTCGCGACTACATACCAACCACCACACACAGGGGCGCAACCGCTGGGGCACTCAAGTCTTTGGTTTCGGCAGGCGCCCAGACAGTTCACCTGTCTTTGATGCGCTTCGCCTTTGATATTCCAACCGAAGATTTGCAGTGGGGCGCCTTGGTTGACCCGAAAACGGGCCAGCGCTTTATCAGCGAAAAGAACAACCGTCAGGTTGTGGCAGAAGCCATCTGCAACATCATGGATCGCAACGACGGTCGCTTCCCGCTGAATATTTACGATCAGGATGGCATCGACAACTTCCACGACAAGCAGCGCCTGCACCTCGCTCTGGAGGAAGGCATGATGGTGAAATACGACTCCATCGAGGCCCTGGCCAGAGGTGAAAGCATTGACCTTGCAGGACTTGAGGCCACGCTCAAGCGCTATAACGAGGATGCCCTGGCAGGCAAAGACAGCCAGTTCGGCAAGGACATGGGGGCGTTAAAGCAGGTAAGCGTCAAGCGAGCGCCTTTTTATGCCATCAAGGCCCGTCCGAAATTCAACTACACCCAAGGCGGCGTATTGATCAATGAAAACGCCCAGGTCATCAACAGAGACACCGCCCAACCCATCAAAGGCCTGTATGCCTGCGGCGAAGCCACAGGTGGTCTGTTTGGCCGCATTCGTTTAACTGCCTGCTCCTGCCCCGATGCGTTCGCATTTGGGGTGATAGCCGGTGAACAAGTAGCCAAGGCCTGAGGAGACACACATGAAAACCCTGATTTTATCTCTGTTGGCGCTGACGCTTGTTTCATCACCATTGCACGCTGGCGACCTTTACAAGGTGATGGGCAAGCGTGAAGGTCGCAGCAACCACAGCTTTATGTACGACGAAAAGGACTGCAAGACCTGCCACCAG
The window above is part of the Shewanella litorisediminis genome. Proteins encoded here:
- a CDS encoding flavocytochrome c produces the protein MNEKIKQSRRAFLKGGLALSAMGLAPAVLAKSSDNAAIQWDETFDVVVVGSGLAGTCAAIRAKENGANNTIIIEKMPVLGGTSAISGLNFSVVNSHLQKAQGIEDSAALFAEDISKAGGYQNHRDLTLKMADTTTRVLPWAIERGCRFHDKLKSLGGHSVPRTLYPVNGGGKGILRPLRRFYTQDLQGEIRRRVKFDKLHLNAQGEVMGIQVREQYFFDPNLGNDDRENTTGTIKHYRVTKGVVMAVGGYSRDVEFRAMEFPNIRDYIPTTTHRGATAGALKSLVSAGAQTVHLSLMRFAFDIPTEDLQWGALVDPKTGQRFISEKNNRQVVAEAICNIMDRNDGRFPLNIYDQDGIDNFHDKQRLHLALEEGMMVKYDSIEALARGESIDLAGLEATLKRYNEDALAGKDSQFGKDMGALKQVSVKRAPFYAIKARPKFNYTQGGVLINENAQVINRDTAQPIKGLYACGEATGGLFGRIRLTACSCPDAFAFGVIAGEQVAKA